GGTATAAGTTTCGACTACAAGATTAACCCGGGCATAACTGAATGATCCCTGGTTGTTGTGCGATATTAGGACGGGAAGTCAAATGCAGGAAAACaggttacagcgaacacgcttACATGTTGATGtataatgattttctttcttgCAGCAAAAAGATTTCCATACTCTGTAGTTGTAAAACGTGTTAAACTCATTGGAtataaccgggaggtcgtgagttcgaaccTCACATGTTTCATGGCCCCGTCAAGCATAGGTTGTGATTGCCCCTttaccaaacgctcggcatttaaaaaGGACAATCACGGGTCTGTCGGATATGACGTTAAAAACGGAGGTCGCGAGTCGCGGCAGgtgttgacacgttaaagaaacCTTACTGCTACGCccgtaagcgctaagcataggtctaagtttgtggtacttcacctacaactggtaaCGTCTCAATATGGGTAAACAATCTAGATGGGATATAAAACGAATTACTTTTACAACGAATAAAAATTGTTTGTCACCAGCAGTTTCTGTATTGAAATCCCATTGTATCGGTTCAGTTGAGTGGGGATCTATTTCAAATAGTGTTCTGGGTTGCTCTGATGAATTTTCGTATCCCATTGTGAGAATCCTGACAAGGTAGACAAAGTTTGTCAACATAAGGTTTGATTTCTCAACGAATTCCTAGAGAAGTAGTGGAAAATATGGATTGGCAATGGCAGTTCTCTTGCCTTCAACTAACAGTCCTGATTGAAACTTTCTTCTGCAATGGGTTTCTGTGTTTCTGTCCTTAAAGAAAACGGAGGGAACCTCAAATGGACATGACACAGACTCGTCATAGAACAGGCATTGAGAGGTAGCGTTAATCATTTACTAGATCGTACAAGATTTTGACTCATCTGTTACTTGGGTTCATTCTAGGTCTTTGATGCAAGACGTTGCACTGTGACTGGTGACTGAATATTAACGCAGataataaaaccgtaaatattttgtaaatccATGTGCACGTTGTATCATAACCAAACAGATAAAAGGAAACGTATCAGAAAACACTCGTGAATCCAAAATATACTAGTGTTTAAATACCAGACTGCTAGTTATGTGCACACATATCCCAGACACCACCAAACATTATTGTTATTAAAGTGGTAATGAAACGATTTGAGTTAAAAAGTTGAAACTTCATCTGACATCTAGTCACAACCTTATGTTCATGCGCATGTTGTGGtcagaaaacattttatttgtttaactATGTGACTGTGGGAGTTAATGTACACATTACCATATTGGATTAACATTAGGATATTTAGTGGAGAATGAACATATGTATTTGTAATGGTTAACTATCACAGAGAGTTTTATCTGTGAATGCTAAGGAAGTTAAATCGACATATTTCTAATAACTAGTACCTCATGTAACCTTTTTTCGTTGTAATAGTAAGACTAGCGCAGGTTGGTGCATTGCTACAGTATCCACCTATAATTGCTTTTAACTTATATGTTTATTGAATCAGCAGAAAGTCCAACTACCGGCGACATGGACTACGACGTCATAGATCCAAAATCCAACTTTGGACCATCAAGATATACGCCTCTCTTACCTGATACTCCAATCCCTAAATCACTGCTAAAGAATGCAGGGAAGATATTCAGCAAGGATGCCATTGTGGATCTTCCTTTACAACATGTGGCTTCCAACAGACGGATGGAAGATTTAGACGATGATGAGTATGGGTACACAACTGGTAGCGACATCTATAAACTCAAAAAGAAGGACACCACATGGGAAGAAGCATTTGTGGATGCTCATGAGTTTTTACCGTACAAGAAAGACAGCCATAGTTCCATGCTTTCCAAGTTTTTCTTCTCCCCTCGAGGTAGGTTTATATATTAGTCCAAGCTTCAAAACATCTTTCATGGACATGGACGAACAGcaaatttaattactttttcATACTTGAAATCTTACAGAAAACTACGAAACGCTGTCTATTGACAAGATATGTCTGGAAATGACCAGTGCATCGACAGAAGTTCAGCAAGACTTGTTAAAATATATCGCAGCTTGTCTTCTACCAGATctgaaacaaaacaacaaaattgtAGAAATCTTCAATCTGCTCTCGTGCAAAAACAAATCTGTTAGAAATCTTTGCGTGAACGAAATGACAGAGATTATAATGGATGCAGATCAGGGAAAATTTTCCAGAGATGAAATGATGATGTTGTACGAGACAGGCACTATTCAGTTATTCACAGTTATTTCAGAGACAAAGAAAACATTCTCCATATTCCATCCTCTCATCCAGCTCGGGATTATGTTCAACTGCTTTATTTACCTAAGGGCCATTGAAGCAGTTGAGGATTGGATTCCATGCATTCAGAATGTTGCGTCAGCTATCCAATCTAAGAAGAAGCGTGTTATGGAAAGGAATGACCCCGATGTTATCATTTTCGCTAAGATGGCAAAATGCATTTTTGATTTAGAAGATGTGGACTTGGATGAGAGTTTGTTGATGGAAGAAGATGTGAACGATTTCCTTCCCCCTTTTAACAGAGAAGACAGTGATATATGTATCGAGGGATTTGCTGCTCTTTATCACACAGGAAATCTGGTAGAGCATGTTATACTATTtttgatttcaatttgatagttttaatgtCTGGATATGTCAAAAATGTCTTGTGGTTTATGAATACACTCACACAGTACAAAAACATGGTTAAATACAAAAGCGTATATTCTCGAAGACTTTTTAGATACACTTGTATATTCTAATGTTTTAACGTCATATCTTACTTTATTCTTTTTTGTATGAAGGTACTGAGACAGCAGTCAAAATTCAATTCCGGTGTTCAGAAAATCGCAAACTTGTCTTCATTCATGGATGGTTGTAATGACAATGGAATGATGAAATGGTACCATCGTTTGCTTGATTTATTTATAGTTCATATATTACAGCGGGAACACTCTGATGGTAAGTTTATGTATAAAACGTCTATATCAAACTTATTGATGTTTACAATTAGACTTGTTTTAGCGGGTACTTACATTTTTGAACACTTTTGTATTGTAGTAAAACTGGAGATACTCGAAAAGGGTGAAGATCAATTGTTTTTGACGCTGAATCGTGAGTGCCATTTTGCTGAGAGTTTTAGTACCTCCCACTGTCTGTTGTTTCATCACAATGAAAGAATACAATCCAAATACAGGGAAATCGGCAAAAGAAGAGGTATAGTCAATTCAAAGACTGTCACGGAGGATCACATACAGTCGATTTTAAACAAGTGCGGACTGGTGTTTGACACGTCTTCTACAGTTTTACCTCTAAACATTGGTTTTGAACGCAAACAATGCACATTTTGTAATGTGGATGCATCTATCACTTGCATATTCGAAGTTGAACCTGATGAGCCAAAGGATGTGGATATGTATGATAATACCGCCACAACTTTCAGCACAAGGGAAAGTTCATTGAGAAAAGAAAGATTAGAAAATGAAATGGAAGTGTTGAAAGAAATTGAGACCAAAGATATGCATAGAAATGTGGCCAGACTTCTGGCGTTCAATCAGTCCtcaccaaagttttacatcaaagaGAGATTACCTGGAGACAATCTACAAAGACGTCTCCTGGAGGTAAGAGAAAAAGGAAAAGTAATCCCAATCGCAGATCTCATTGGAATTATCGTACAGGCTGTACAGGCAATTATATACGTACATAGCTCTGGCTGCCTCGTCAGGGACATAACCACAGCGTCATTTGGTTGCACAGTGACAGAAAATGGCTATTTCCTCAAGCTGAAAAACTTTGAAATGGCGGCCAAGCCGTCAGATTTCCCTAGTGGTGGAATAGTGACCGGCTTAATTGGTAGGAGTTGTTAatagttttgtatattttatacatcAATATACTTAAGATTTGAACCAATATGTACATAATACTACTATTTTCCAGACCTTGACTTTAATGGAGTCTGCACTCGATGGGCAGCCCCAGAGAGCTTGCTAGAAGGGCGTTATAGTATCTACAGTGACGTTTGGTCCGTCAACATTTTAGCAGACGAAATCCTCAACTACGCCGCGTGGCCGTATTCGGACATAAGTGATGCGGACATTGACGACATGATTATCAATGTAAGAACTTTTATGTGGATTAAATAACATGTACAAAACTTTAGAAAATGATGATTTGATAGTAATTTAATGGTATTCTTTAAAACGTAACTCTGTTTTAGATTGTCTTTACTCACCTTAAACCTCAAGGATTCAATCGACCGAGGCGGGTCCAGGGTCTTATTTTGGAGGGACTTGCCAGCGAACCCGATCAGAGACTAAAACTGGAGGCGTTGCGGGAAAGGCTTTTAGAGATATCGGATAACGTCAGCGGGGGCGAAAGTTACAGTACATACGGTATGTCTCCGTCATGTGCAGTCTCCGTACAATCTGGGGTATATCTAGGTATCAGACAATAACATCATTGTAAAATAGCATGTCGTATCGTGCTTCAATAaaaacctctataatattttgGGATAAGTGTAAACTAACATTATGAACTTCCACTAATCATTAACTAAATCAAGTATAAGCATTTAGAACCTTgtgatgcctaggaggagtaacatcccctgtcgacggtCACTGTTTATCTTTTCATACCTTCGTTTCTCAAAGTATCTATCgattgaatatcatttttcacCTATATTAACcgtaaattgttttatattgtcAGACACTTATTCTGGAGTGGAGGGAACACATGCAAAGGTATATGATATACCTTCCCTTACAGAACGACAAATAAAAGCCAACTCTGTATTTGAAAGGGTAAGTAAAGCGTGGGTATAGACtgatatatacattttcacTGTGGTACAATAAATACCAATATCATCCTTTTAGGTTTACCCAGAGCCTTCTTTCTACTTTAAAATTATGTGTGAATTTTTATTCACCTAGTTTTACTTTAGATCCAAATTGAATGTGGCTAAAATTAAACGGGGGCGAACATTTCTCGGTATCCAGCACACTGATGGAGTTTGTACAAATTGTGCATTGTTTAACATCACGAGTTGTAGgtaaaataattaatttctcTTACAGGGAATCCCACCCTCAATTCAAAGATACAGAGAACTTGATGAAGGTAAGAATAAACGTTCTACGAAATGTATTGAAGGACATATAAATCAGAGAACCTGATTTCATGAGCAGCTCTCTAAGGGAATCAGGAAGGTGActcttttagaaaaatatcgACCCCTTATCAAAAGAAAAACCAGGCTCTGTCTGTCTTCGCTTTTATGTATTGAGACTACCGACTTACATTACTTTACTTTAGAAACATTAAAGTAGGTAATGGTCGAAATGAAAGATTCCTGCATATTCTTCGATGAAAAGTGTTTAATGCTCATAATGTGATGATAAAATTCTATCCGGTAATACATTTTTCATCCTGATATTTTCGCTTTGTATGGTGGACAATGCCCATTGGGTGAATTTGATTAAAGCAACACACTAGTTCTTGTAACAATAGAGTTGAATTTGCGCATGCTCATTTATTGAACTCCATATATCAAAAGTAAAGCATCTGGTGTTCTGTaacgtttgtttacattatggAGGATAGGGACATGATTTACAACTATTGTCAATGAACTTACAGCAACTGcttatttttataatttaatatCTTCTAATTTTCATATACTCGTTTACAATAACGCTCTGGAAGATACGGAATTAAAACAGTCTGTTCAGTCGCAAATGATGTGTAGTTCCCATTGAATTCCTGTTCGATTCTTAaacaaaaagttttaaaatatgtgtCAACATCGTAATTTGTACCATGTTTTATCGATGTTGTACATTTTTTATACAAACTATAAGCATGAACAATCTTCACACTATGTCTCTTCTCCTTTAAAACCCATTCATTTCTGATTTAAGATCAGTAATAAAACAACATAACACATGGACTAGCAACGACACGCAGCAGCTTTAATGTTGTAACAATACAACGTACTATAATTACCTAACATGTAGATACAAGTTAGTATTGGTATAAAATGTAAACGTGTTGTCGGCTCTACGTGTCGTCCTAAACTGATTTTACATCGTTACTCGATTAAACCGGTTCTATTGAACCGCATGACTGAACATATCTATACAGGTATTCGAATTGAAAACTTGTAATATCCGGAACAATCCATTCATTATAATTACCAAgtagaaattgatttctgtctaATTCGTTCCTCAAACGAAAGAAATCACATTTCCGGACACGCCGTCATTTTGGAGCACTTGTCACTCCTACTAAAATGGGAAGtatacatcaaaattggtaccgtataagttttacatagatacACTTATATACTCGTGTAACACGAGTTCAGCACTAGTGTCAAGAACTAGACATTTTATCTACAACTCTAGTTATCCGAGTAACTCGTGTAACTTGATCGAAATCACCcataaaaagacaacaaaacatttttgagGTCAGAAAGTCAAAGTATGACATTATCAATgagaagtgaagataacgaacagtgatcaatctcataactcctattagcaatacaaaatggagagttggacaaacacagacccctggataaactacaggtgggatcaggtgtctaggaggagcagacatcccctgtcgaccggtcacacccggtgTAATCCCTATAtgttgatcagataaacggagttatccgtagtagggctgggacgattcagggttacctcgattcggttcggtttcgattcagaacagcacggttcggttattttcgattcggttcatgttaggtccaatttatctaatgacaccacagaaattaacaattttaaagagtagcatatttgattttattttattcaggttatataactatatgtcgtcatttgtaagcatcatatctattcataatgatattttataactttgatagaaaaaagaaaacactgacagtctatcaaattttgttatattaatgtgctgcataacTTTTTGGTTTGCACAAAtttatagtgaatctaaaatgtatatgatattgttttcattggtAGGCAAACATTCAACAAATtttatcaattgagagtctttgaaaatctctcctttattgatttatacTTCTCTCATatgtgtcattacctacgatattgatttcactccaccactgacagaaaatgctatatgtcatgtaaagataaactgcaataatcttacggaccatattctgttggtatctgattGGTGAAAATTctaactctcaacacagtagtgatttaagtctctgttgcataaaaaaccacgttttcaacatcactcggacgccatatttgttgttttagtgtaagtaaaatctaaaccgaaccgaaccgaaatccggaatttgtaatcggtgcatcgaatcgaatgttatgaatcgcggtgcaccgaaattttcggtgcaccgcacaaccctaatccgtagtcaaaatcagtgtgtcaagaacggtctaacaatcggtatgaaagaaattgaacagcatttgacccaatgatatgttgtattttcaaactagATTGTAAGGACCATAGGATATGcgatatgctgactttaaacgagactgttgacacccctgtaccatcaacttgtttgtcactagtatgcctcgatttaaaaaaatgatcatacgctgaacaagctcttgcgtatcgaatcagctgaaagatatgaacaccatattaaggtgataatggaagattgctacataaatacgggaagttgacgatggataagCTGCAACCATCCcctttatcataaagttgaacTGTtaagtttgtcgttaatatctattttcaatgaaatatgaaGCAAAGGTGGACGACTCCGTGGTGATTTTTATGTTGTGGGACGCTACAAAAGAAGCGTTTCTACTGATAAGCTTCATACTCAGACACTTGCATTTGAGTACATACAATTGTCAGAGGAAAAGATTTGCACATTATGAAGCCGAAGTTCAAGGTACAATGAATAGCATGTGTATTATTTACCGACATACTTCATATTCAGAACTTAAAAGAAATTGGTCAGAGAAAGTTATTCATACAAGGGGgacaaaggtcaagatcactaaCATTTAATCACTTTGGATTCTATGACATGTGTACTCGAAAATCGTGCTGCAGTGACTTGAGCTTATGGTGGTCTTGCATAACAATTTTctaattgttttaaacatgaagTGTCCCATCTGTATATCGCAATCACTAATCAGTTAAAGACCACGAGTTAGATTTACCAATATAAGAGGTGATATACATTAAAACGTCCGCCAGGCGCGCTTGTGGCAAAGAGAAAAGGCATATTTACAGTCCATTTTCCTCATGAAGATGATTGattattttacgtcccatcAAGAAATGTTCATTCAtaagtatcacaaatttagaaCAAGATGAAGAATTGTCCTGCACATCTTAGTCACACGGAAGTTTAATGCGTTCTGTagaacatatattttaaatcaacTTTTATTCACGACGAGATTGTTTTAGCGATTTACACACAATTTCGCACCCGcaaatactgtatacagtattaATTTCGCCTTTCTACACTTGCAGACAGTTTCACCCCGTTTTGAATTCGCCTAGACATATTCATGTTAAAAGAGAGATATGGGAGAAAACAGTTTCTCCCACTCTCGAACTCTCCCAGTGACAACGAGggcaaaaaaaaacaaacaaacaaacaaaaacaaaaaacaaaccgGCGTGTATTTCCCTGTATGCAGTATGAATTGGACATGACCACAGTGTGTACACATCGATATTTTCTCATATATTCCGTTAGATCCCATGAGTGTGTTTGCGTCAGAAGCAGCGGAATACAATGAAAGACTACGAGCACAGGATGGCATCCCACTGACAGAAATATCCTCTGACGAGTATTACAAGATCGAGAGTGAGGTAATATATATAGCTTACTAGGCCTGAAGTCAAGTTTAGCTTATTTTCCCTTTAAAATTTACCCGAAAATTGCCAGACTTAAAATATGAGCAATactcttttttatttcaaatttacgaaaaatattttggaaattttcggactttgattattttcattaaaaagtagAAATGATTGGCAAAAGATATCGTATTGACATTGTAAAGCATTTCTGTCGAAAAATAAATGTTCACCTCATAATAGGGTATCGCAAACAGGCATAGCATCTTAATTGCGGCTCGATATTACAAATGTTTCGGACTACTGTTTATCTAGGACAGAATAAACATGATGAAAGTAATGGAAAAAGTGAGCGATGACTTCCTGAAGTTTACATACAACAGATTGAAGGAAATCGACAGTAGAAAGATGTGTGTGGAACCATGGCCTCCTACGACAAGTATCTCAGCAGATGGCTTTAAACAAATAGTAGGTTATGATGGATCTAATGAATGGATTTTTACACAATTATATAAGTGTCTTTTTATTCTTTTGATGAAAAGGGCTATGATAATCTTTGTACATTTTGTCTAGCACTATAAATTTCCACGATCAACACACCTTCTTGATATAGTCCTCCACAAGGAACGCGGCGAAACGATTGGTCCATACATTGAGCTTTTGTATGAACTGGCCAATCATATAGACTCTTTTCATTCAGCTGGATGGATTTTTCGATGTCTCAGAGCAAAGAATGTTTGGATTCTGGAAACAAAAGTAAGTGGTATAGGGAACAACTTTgcaaattgaaaatatactgACATTTTCAAATTGATGAAATACTGATATTAATACGTCAATGAAAAATTCGTTTTAAGATAATATCTTAAATTCGATACAAAATGGCAATAAAGAATTCGTGTGATTTTAACAAGACAAGGCTATATCCGAAatcttttgttttgatttaagTCTACTATCACTTTATGGTCATTGCGTCAGGACTTTGTTCTCCTCTCACAATTTGTCCTCAAAATAAGGAGAGTGTTAAATTCATAGAACGAAGAAATGCATATACGTACATGTTTCATGTTTCATGTACGTGTTTCATTGCATAAAAACCACGTTATAACTATTCAAGAATTAGACAACCAGAATGCAGCAGATTGGCTTGGTTTTGATTCCTAATGTACTTGTACGTAATGTTGAATGACTGTTGTGTATTACAGAAACGAGAACAAACGATTGTGGTGCCCAAATTTGGTAAATACCGCGTGATAGCGTCATCAGACTTCGACATCCATCTAGAGCAGATCAAAGTTGAAAGACCAGAGGAGGCAGATGGAATACAATGGTTGGTGTTATTTGCTATCGGCTATAGACATGACGGAAGACATTTTGTATCAGAAACACCTTGTATAatctttctcaaatcaacattttctgtctgatttcaaatttactgggATGCATTTAAAAATAGATGTCAATGACATATCTCTGATATTTATGACAATCAGAGATAATATGACACTGATGTTATGAAATACAATGCTTtgattcatttattttcaaggaAAATTTTTCAGATTTAGTTAGACATCATTAAAGCACATGGACGTTTACATATTAATGAGAACTTCGCTACATGTACGTAGGAATTTGTTATCAAATACAGAATGTGccctcattttatttttaaacatgtgtgTAAAACATGAACACGAGCTACCTGAGTTGCAATCGAACAGAGAGAATATCAACTCTTATATGATAAGAGTATTGTGACATTTGGACTTTAACCACCTAACCATGCCTTCTGTGAGGATTTGTGTGGTAACAATATATCGGTCTTGTAACAATCTAagtaaaattagatgttagatccgctcacatactcgctacacaaacatctaacaacatcccatagagggtcacgtcagaggtcaaattcaaAATGAACTAATCGCTACAAAGGTGGAAGTGTCATCTGCATCCAATGAGAATCCTCAttaatatatactgtatttggTTACTTATGAAAGATGGCGACCGAAGAAAAAATGGAAGCGATTAAGACTGCTTTGAAAAATGAACAAGAATGTCTTCTTCGTTGAAGTATACATGAACAGATCTCCCCGATGTCAccatagtttaaaatttaaacacaACCACGCGATACACAAGTCGCGATCGTGGGTGCCGCCGTTTTTCTCTTCCTTACGTAAACAATGCATGGAATTGTGGGATAATACCCTATCGATATGAAGCGGGAGCTTTGATTGGATGttgcaaatttgacctctgacgtgaccctctatgggaggTTATTAGATGTTTGTGAAGCGAGTATGTgagtggatctaacatctaatatTGATTAGATTGGTCTTGTAATGACACTGCACATCACACACATGGGATCATTTTATgcgatatactggacggactagtgaaatgctttgcggactagtgaacatcaatcttcactagtccgtatggactagtgcttgagaaagttaatttcgaacccggCCATGTATCAGTTTTTAAACGATATATGCGATTGTTTGGAATATTATACATCGAAGTAGGAAAGAACATAGTAATATTTATCCTACTAACTTGAGTAAGAATCGAAGTCGCCCCGAGAGGTTCATCGTTAAatgttaaaactttgaacccctattgtgaccctacCCTACATCCGTTGtcatgatttttttctcatCTACACTCATTAATCCTGTCGCTTTTATCTAGTCCAGTGTTCttgagaattaaaaaaaagatgtcATTATAATTTCACTATTTCTTGATTATATCCTATTTGAAAAGGGAGTGACCCCtcatttaaacaattttgaattacatttacGTAGCAAGTATGATTGAAATTAGTCCTGTAGTTCTGAAGACGAAGTAAAAGATATGTAACTTTTACGAATAGACCGATGGTGAttagaaaagcttacttgagcttttagATCAGGTGAGCTTATTACTGAAACGACACctgtatatttaattaaaaaacaacaactcaTATTCCAGGCTTCCGATTGAGTCAATAAAAGCAGGACTCTATTCCAAGGAAAGTGATGTATATGCCTTTGGTATGATCACGTGGGAGGTCATGTCTGCGTTTGGACAGGAGGGAGTTGTGTATGACCAAGACGAAGAGCGGGAATTAAACTGCATTCCATTCAACTACCAACAatctgaaaatgtaaaaagagttccattcttgaatatcattttaaaatgcgATTTTGCAGAATCTATATTAGTATTATGTAGtctaattaatgaaaatagTGACTGAAAATTTGATAACAAATGACCTTGTTTCTGTGACAGATTCTACAACATTTGATAGAGGGATACATACcagaaaaaaatgtgaaatgcCCCGATTGGTTTTATCGAGATGTTACGAGGCCTTGTCTTCTGCATCAGAAAATCGACAGACCCTCGATGAAAACTATCGTACAAATCCTGGGAACACGGTGTGGAATCACATTGGCAGACATTTGGAttaatttcctatatatttttaaaacaaaatttaatgtCTAACAACAAATTATTGTCTTTGTAGGCTTGATAAATCTCTTCCAAAACAAATTCTGATGGCTCCACCCCAACCTCCACCTGATCAACTCTCACAAAGTGATAGAAAACCCCAAAACGTAGAAATGTACGAAGATATCTATGATTATGATGAATTTGACATAAGTACAGATTTGTCTCAGTCTTGCATAGAGGAATCTAAAACGACTGAAAAGGACGGTGACTCTACCGTTTTTCCACCACCTCAAACGCGAAGACCTCCACCTCCGCCCCCAGTGTCGTATTACAATACAAAGGAGAGTAAAAGCCAGGGTGAAGTGAAACGTAGTCTGCCACCTCCGCCACCTCGCCCCAAACCGAAAGACGACAAAGGGAAGGAAGCTGAAGTAAGATTGAGCCCAGAGAACAAAAGGAAAGGTGCAGACAAAACTTTAAGTAAAGGTGACAGCAATGACAGTATTCCACCTGTTCCTAGAAGACCACCACCGTTACATGACAATGATGAAAGTATCCCACCTGTTCCTAGAAGACCA
This genomic window from Ostrea edulis chromosome 4, xbOstEdul1.1, whole genome shotgun sequence contains:
- the LOC125672347 gene encoding uncharacterized protein LOC125672347 isoform X3, with protein sequence MDYDVIDPKSNFGPSRYTPLLPDTPIPKSLLKNAGKIFSKDAIVDLPLQHVASNRRMEDLDDDEYGYTTGSDIYKLKKKDTTWEEAFVDAHEFLPYKKDSHSSMLSKFFFSPRENYETLSIDKICLEMTSASTEVQQDLLKYIAACLLPDLKQNNKIVEIFNLLSCKNKSVRNLCVNEMTEIIMDADQGKFSRDEMMMLYETGTIQLFTVISETKKTFSIFHPLIQLGIMFNCFIYLRAIEAVEDWIPCIQNVASAIQSKKKRVMERNDPDVIIFAKMAKCIFDLEDVDLDESLLMEEDVNDFLPPFNREDSDICIEGFAALYHTGNLVLRQQSKFNSGVQKIANLSSFMDGCNDNGMMKWYHRLLDLFIVHILQREHSDVKLEILEKGEDQLFLTLNRECHFAESFSTSHCLLFHHNERIQSKYREIGKRRGIVNSKTVTEDHIQSILNKCGLVFDTSSTVLPLNIGFERKQCTFCNVDASITCIFEVEPDEPKDVDMYDNTATTFSTRESSLRKERLENEMEVLKEIETKDMHRNVARLLAFNQSSPKFYIKERLPGDNLQRRLLEVREKGKVIPIADLIGIIVQAVQAIIYVHSSGCLVRDITTASFGCTVTENGYFLKLKNFEMAAKPSDFPSGGIVTGLIDLDFNGVCTRWAAPESLLEGRYSIYSDVWSVNILADEILNYAAWPYSDISDADIDDMIINIVFTHLKPQGFNRPRRVQGLILEGLASEPDQRLKLEALRERLLEISDNVSGGESYSTYDTYSGVEGTHAKVYDIPSLTERQIKANSVFERGIPPSIQRYRELDEDPMSVFASEAAEYNERLRAQDGIPLTEISSDEYYKIESEDRINMMKVMEKVSDDFLKFTYNRLKEIDSRKMCVEPWPPTTSISADGFKQIHYKFPRSTHLLDIVLHKERGETIGPYIELLYELANHIDSFHSAGWIFRCLRAKNVWILETKKREQTIVVPKFGKYRVIASSDFDIHLEQIKVERPEEADGIQWLPIESIKAGLYSKESDVYAFGMITWEVMSAFGQEGVVYDQDEERELNCIPFNYQQSENILQHLIEGYIPEKNVKCPDWFYRDVTRPCLLHQKIDRPSMKTIVQILGTRLDKSLPKQILMAPPQPPPDQLSQSDRKPQNVEMYEDIYDYDEFDISTDLSQSCIEESKTTEKDGDSTVFPPPQTRRPPPPPPVSYYNTKESKSQGEVKRSLPPPPPRPKPKDDKGKEAEVRLSPENKRKGADKTLSKGDSNDSIPPVPRRPPPLHDNDESIPPVPRRPPTLPDSDDSIPPVPRRPIPLPSQENQKESAETTDEKSCKTLPLPKIPQSDESESVDVEERSAQTVPPKTQTRHSNAYQNVKEQKSFQINKAKFPPLPPKPEGTKNTFDGTNPEPPRTPHTSGHKNDTSPPPPPPLRRDNQLKSENPRTCVDNVRDFDKDSIHKSSDFAESASIMSQGSMGETCKGSDYVSKTSTQNLGDTERGSDFDRTSESGVAHRISDNLTDTERGSDFYGKLPAMKTKPKILPKPSKSRPQPTFYVGEEDSSEQMRKVDEVKRDECDTAKQSNPVYVNETETNTKPVVPPRKPLDK